A genome region from Micromonospora peucetia includes the following:
- a CDS encoding Lrp/AsnC family transcriptional regulator gives MSQESGGPAEPTTGTGRSARPLDDVDRRILDELVRDGRTSVRTLAERIHISRTNAYARVERLLRDRVITGFRAQVAPEAAGLGTSAYIALKIEQNTWREVSAELARVRYIEHAALLGGDHDVLALVRAPDNATLRDVVLGRVQGIAGVLSTRTWLVFEEFDGERSPWE, from the coding sequence GTGAGCCAGGAGTCCGGGGGCCCAGCGGAGCCGACTACCGGAACGGGACGTTCGGCGCGACCGCTGGACGACGTCGACCGGCGGATCCTCGACGAACTGGTCCGCGACGGCCGCACGTCGGTGCGCACCCTCGCCGAACGGATCCACATCTCCCGCACCAACGCGTACGCGCGGGTGGAGCGACTGCTGCGCGACCGGGTGATCACCGGCTTCCGGGCCCAGGTGGCACCCGAGGCGGCGGGGCTGGGCACCTCGGCGTACATCGCGTTGAAGATCGAACAGAACACCTGGCGCGAGGTGTCGGCGGAGCTGGCCCGGGTCCGCTACATCGAGCACGCCGCCCTGCTCGGCGGCGACCACGACGTCCTCGCCCTGGTCCGGGCGCCGGACAACGCCACCCTGCGGGACGTGGTGCTGGGCCGGGTGCAGGGCATCGCCGGCGTGCTCTCCACCCGCACCTGGCTGGTCTTCGAGGAGTTCGACGGCGAACGCAGCCCGTGGGAGTGA